A single Equus asinus isolate D_3611 breed Donkey chromosome 21, EquAss-T2T_v2, whole genome shotgun sequence DNA region contains:
- the LOC106838414 gene encoding zinc finger protein 502 isoform X3 — protein MVAKRLQEDEYQDSAFEETYGCESIKGNSPREFPGPGLFQEGGFGEITFIHKEAPPEMFSQEYHFEKSLLLTSSLVKHLRVSTEESLHQWETSSIHTNEISDQGKCPALSTQKKSWKCNECGKTFTQSSSLTQHQRTHTGERPYACEECGKAFSRSSFLVQHQRIHTGVKPYGCEQCGKTFRCRSFLSQHQRIHTGEKPYKCNECGNSFRNHSHLTEHQRIHTGEKPYKCNRCGKAFNQNTHLIHHQRIHTGEKPYLCNECGSSFRKHSNLTQHQRIHSGEKPHKCDECGKTFQTKANLSQHQRIHTGEKPYKCKECGKAFCQSPSLIKHQRIHTGEKPYKCKECGKAFTQSTPLTKHQRIHTGERPYKCSECGKAFIQSICLIRHQRSHTGEKPYKCTECGKGFNQNTCLTQHMRIHTGEKPYKCKECGKAFAHSSSLTEHHRTHTGEKLYKCSECEKTFRKYAHLSEHYRIHTGEKPYECIECGKFFRHSSVLFRHQKLHSGE, from the coding sequence ATGGTAGCAAAGAGACTCCAAGAGGATGAATACCAGGATTCTGCATTCGAAGAAACATATGGATGTGAGAGCATAAAGGGAAACTCTCCCCGAGAGTTTCCTGGGCCAGGCCTTTTCCAGGAAGGAGGTTTTGGGGAAATAACTTTCATCCACAAAGAAGCACCTCCTGAGATGTTTAGCCAAGAATATCATTTTGAAAAAAGCTTGCTTTTGACCTCAAGCCTTGTTAAACATCTCAGGGTTTCTACGGAAGAGAGCTTACATCAGTGGGAGACAAGTAGCATACACACCAATGAGATTTCAGACCAGGGTAAATGTCCAGCCCTTTCCACACAGAAAAAGTCTTGGAAATGTAACGAATGTGGAAAAACTTTTACTCAGAGCTCATCTCTTACCCAACATCagagaactcatactggagagagacCCTATGCATgtgaggaatgtgggaaagcctttagtcGTAGTTCATTTCTTGTTCAACATcaaagaattcacactggagtGAAACCATATGGATGTGAGCAATGTGGGAAAACATTTCGATGTCGATCGTTTCTCAGTCAGCATCAGAgaatccacactggagagaaaccttataaatgtaaTGAGTGTGGGAATTCTTTCCGCAATCATTCACATCTCACTGAACATCAGaggattcacactggagagaaaccttataaatgtaaTAGATGTGGGAAGGCATTCAATCAGAACACACACCTCATTCATCATCAGAGGATTCACACTGGTGAGAAACCTTACTTATGCAATGAATGTGGCTCTTCTTTTCGCAAACACTCAAATCTTACACAGCATCAGAGAATCCACTCTGGGGAAAAACCCCATAAATGTGATGAATGTGGGAAAACTTTCCAAACAAAGGCAAACCTGTCTcagcatcagagaattcatactggagagaaaccctataaatgtaaggaatgtggcaAGGCTTTTTGTCAGAGCCCCTCCCTTATTAAACACCAgcgaattcatactggagagaaaccctataaatgtaaggaatgtggcaAAGCTTTTACTCAGAGCACTCCCCTCACTaagcatcagagaattcatacaggGGAGAGACCCTACAAATGCAGTGAATGTGGCAAAGCCTTCATTCAGAGCATTTGCCTTATTCGGCATCAGAGAAgtcacactggagaaaaaccctataAATGCACTGAATGTGGGAAGGGCTTTAATCAGAATACCTGCCTCACTCAGCATatgagaattcatactggagagaagccctataaATGTAAagagtgtgggaaagcctttgcTCATAGCTCATCTCTCACTGAACATCATAGAACTCACACTGGTGAGAAGCTCTATAAATGTAGTGAGTGTGAGAAAACCTTCCGCAAGTATGCACACCTTAGTGAACATTACAGGATTCACACTGGTGAGAAGCCTTATGAATGCATTGAATGTGGAAAGTTCTTCAGACATAGTTCAGTCCTTTTCAGACATCAGAAACTTCACAGTGGTGAATAA
- the LOC106838414 gene encoding zinc finger protein 502 isoform X1 yields the protein MLNMHGAEEREIGREICPGWVNKTTSEQDVSVIDSPGMVAKRLQEDEYQDSAFEETYGCESIKGNSPREFPGPGLFQEGGFGEITFIHKEAPPEMFSQEYHFEKSLLLTSSLVKHLRVSTEESLHQWETSSIHTNEISDQGKCPALSTQKKSWKCNECGKTFTQSSSLTQHQRTHTGERPYACEECGKAFSRSSFLVQHQRIHTGVKPYGCEQCGKTFRCRSFLSQHQRIHTGEKPYKCNECGNSFRNHSHLTEHQRIHTGEKPYKCNRCGKAFNQNTHLIHHQRIHTGEKPYLCNECGSSFRKHSNLTQHQRIHSGEKPHKCDECGKTFQTKANLSQHQRIHTGEKPYKCKECGKAFCQSPSLIKHQRIHTGEKPYKCKECGKAFTQSTPLTKHQRIHTGERPYKCSECGKAFIQSICLIRHQRSHTGEKPYKCTECGKGFNQNTCLTQHMRIHTGEKPYKCKECGKAFAHSSSLTEHHRTHTGEKLYKCSECEKTFRKYAHLSEHYRIHTGEKPYECIECGKFFRHSSVLFRHQKLHSGE from the exons atgttgaatatGCATGGagctgaagagagagagattggaagaGAGATTTGTCCAG GTTGGGTGAACAAGACTACTTCAGAGCAGGATGTCTCTGTAATTGATTCACCAGGGATGGTAGCAAAGAGACTCCAAGAGGATGAATACCAGGATTCTGCATTCGAAGAAACATATGGATGTGAGAGCATAAAGGGAAACTCTCCCCGAGAGTTTCCTGGGCCAGGCCTTTTCCAGGAAGGAGGTTTTGGGGAAATAACTTTCATCCACAAAGAAGCACCTCCTGAGATGTTTAGCCAAGAATATCATTTTGAAAAAAGCTTGCTTTTGACCTCAAGCCTTGTTAAACATCTCAGGGTTTCTACGGAAGAGAGCTTACATCAGTGGGAGACAAGTAGCATACACACCAATGAGATTTCAGACCAGGGTAAATGTCCAGCCCTTTCCACACAGAAAAAGTCTTGGAAATGTAACGAATGTGGAAAAACTTTTACTCAGAGCTCATCTCTTACCCAACATCagagaactcatactggagagagacCCTATGCATgtgaggaatgtgggaaagcctttagtcGTAGTTCATTTCTTGTTCAACATcaaagaattcacactggagtGAAACCATATGGATGTGAGCAATGTGGGAAAACATTTCGATGTCGATCGTTTCTCAGTCAGCATCAGAgaatccacactggagagaaaccttataaatgtaaTGAGTGTGGGAATTCTTTCCGCAATCATTCACATCTCACTGAACATCAGaggattcacactggagagaaaccttataaatgtaaTAGATGTGGGAAGGCATTCAATCAGAACACACACCTCATTCATCATCAGAGGATTCACACTGGTGAGAAACCTTACTTATGCAATGAATGTGGCTCTTCTTTTCGCAAACACTCAAATCTTACACAGCATCAGAGAATCCACTCTGGGGAAAAACCCCATAAATGTGATGAATGTGGGAAAACTTTCCAAACAAAGGCAAACCTGTCTcagcatcagagaattcatactggagagaaaccctataaatgtaaggaatgtggcaAGGCTTTTTGTCAGAGCCCCTCCCTTATTAAACACCAgcgaattcatactggagagaaaccctataaatgtaaggaatgtggcaAAGCTTTTACTCAGAGCACTCCCCTCACTaagcatcagagaattcatacaggGGAGAGACCCTACAAATGCAGTGAATGTGGCAAAGCCTTCATTCAGAGCATTTGCCTTATTCGGCATCAGAGAAgtcacactggagaaaaaccctataAATGCACTGAATGTGGGAAGGGCTTTAATCAGAATACCTGCCTCACTCAGCATatgagaattcatactggagagaagccctataaATGTAAagagtgtgggaaagcctttgcTCATAGCTCATCTCTCACTGAACATCATAGAACTCACACTGGTGAGAAGCTCTATAAATGTAGTGAGTGTGAGAAAACCTTCCGCAAGTATGCACACCTTAGTGAACATTACAGGATTCACACTGGTGAGAAGCCTTATGAATGCATTGAATGTGGAAAGTTCTTCAGACATAGTTCAGTCCTTTTCAGACATCAGAAACTTCACAGTGGTGAATAA